A section of the bacterium genome encodes:
- a CDS encoding AraC family transcriptional regulator, giving the protein MQDRLPLRDVAADESASARIPEISRKWSAAQPFFAAADKRDIAAFRAAASSLAEAMAPTAATAPVTAALYFHSVLCRAADAARPQRAALPEMERLALADALAAAGAGRPLCDAFLALAERTAGELLPHRHPMHPVAVRARRHIESHWGEPLSLSRVASTLGVTRTYLSALFRRECGVTLTEYIHLVRIERAEELLREGGRSLATIASLAGYGSYRHFHRSFLKLRRMSPRAFARGLSADVAALDEHAAGLPVMPERAAD; this is encoded by the coding sequence ATGCAGGACCGTTTGCCCCTGCGCGACGTCGCGGCCGACGAAAGCGCGTCGGCGAGGATACCGGAAATTTCCCGAAAGTGGTCCGCGGCCCAACCGTTCTTCGCCGCGGCCGACAAGCGCGACATCGCCGCCTTCCGGGCGGCGGCCAGTTCGCTGGCCGAGGCGATGGCGCCGACGGCGGCCACGGCGCCGGTCACGGCGGCGCTCTACTTCCATTCCGTCCTCTGCCGCGCGGCGGACGCCGCGAGGCCGCAGCGCGCCGCCTTGCCCGAGATGGAGCGTCTCGCGCTCGCCGACGCGCTCGCCGCGGCGGGGGCGGGACGTCCGCTCTGCGACGCCTTCCTCGCGCTGGCCGAGCGGACGGCCGGCGAGCTGCTGCCCCACCGCCATCCGATGCACCCGGTGGCCGTGCGCGCCCGCCGGCACATCGAATCGCACTGGGGCGAGCCGCTCTCGCTCTCCCGCGTCGCCTCGACGCTCGGCGTCACCCGCACCTACCTCTCCGCCCTCTTCCGGCGGGAGTGCGGCGTCACGCTGACCGAGTACATCCACCTCGTGCGGATCGAGCGGGCGGAGGAGCTGCTGCGGGAAGGCGGCCGCTCCCTGGCGACGATCGCGTCGCTGGCCGGCTACGGCAGCTACCGGCACTTCCACCGCAGCTTCCTCAAGCTGCGGCGGATGTCGCCGCGGGCCTTCGCGCGCGGGCTGTCCGCCGACGTCGCGGCGCTCGACGAGCACGCCGCCGGGCTTCCGGTCATGCCGGAGCGGGCCGCCGACTGA